In one Rattus rattus isolate New Zealand chromosome 16, Rrattus_CSIRO_v1, whole genome shotgun sequence genomic region, the following are encoded:
- the Nupr2 gene encoding nuclear protein 2, producing the protein MDSPVRPPVSRPRTRGRPPPPPEALPTVGLEEELYDCLDYHYLRDFPASGAGHSKGRTRREQQLRTNYTVPGGHERKVAQILLNGQRKRRQRQMQPRPRTRLA; encoded by the coding sequence ATGGACTCTCCAGTTCGTCCTCCTGTCTCCCGCCCAAGGACTCGAGgccgcccgccgccgccgccggagGCACTGCCCACTGTCGGCTTAGAAGAGGAGCTGTACGATTGCCTAGACTACCACTATCTGCGTGACTTCCCGGCCTCCGGGGCTGGACACAGCAAGGGCCGGACGCGGCGCGAACAGCAGCTACGCACCAACTACACAGTGCCCGGCGGCCACGAGCGCAAGGTGGCACAGATACTGCTCAACGGGCAACGCAAGCGGCGCCAGCGCCAGATGCAACCGCGGCCACGCACACGCCTCGCATGA